Proteins encoded within one genomic window of Fragaria vesca subsp. vesca linkage group LG1, FraVesHawaii_1.0, whole genome shotgun sequence:
- the LOC101296807 gene encoding uncharacterized protein LOC101296807, which translates to MLGLVNKVASVIHHPHSPFAKSDKKILDDIYTTHVHADDSFDDDSLFIIVESILKRATQTVDKIVQGTQVHVEDIEEQTPKANFSVPLCTLKGISCEMQCKPPGEEIAHETTLAILHKLSKYSWEAKASLTLAAFAMEFGEFWLLAELRESNHLARSIAILKRLPVLLKPSQLHKRRQAILELNNLIKATLEVITCIDQFNKLSIYDLNDVPELSGTLDHVPVDVYWAIMTVVACATKITLLTSDEDKEFDLSPYSQKIHFVLNKLKTQLTICRARIEFIENYKKLKKLFRTPTEIMEIFKGLLFTKDNVQPLVDCSTKQTVSIEILRRKNVLFFISSLDITDDDISILKPVHEFTKKDNQYKIVWIPIVEQWTDELRKKFEILKNKMPWYTVQYSGPIAGIKFIKEEVELQGKPLXVVMNPQGKVEHSNALHMIRVWGVKAFPFTETIEKELSSDSHGGIHSIVVDGIHPSVPSYIRDNKYIFFYGGKDNEWIQQFTKKATALANDPILKEAKIYIELVCVGKGSKGEDDHGILGRFWTGIESLFLTKVHKHVDPIGQEIQKLVSYKNESGWVLLTKGSTLLVTGHGISALKVVEDFEKWREHVKEKGFEYCFKAYYGKVIQAGRPCCRLDIPGSTGKVPESMKCPDCHRSMETFISYKCCHIDGPTAHH; encoded by the exons ATGCTTGGCCTAGTAAACAAGGTGGCCTCAGTAATCCACCACCCTCATAGCCCGTTTGCCAAGTCTGACAAGAAGATCTTGGATGATATTTACACTACTCATGTCCATGCTGATGATTCCTTCGATGACGATTCTCTTTTCATCATTGTTGAGAGTATCCTCAAGCGTGCAACCCAAACTGTCGATAAAATTGTGCAG GGTACCCAAGTGCATGTGGAAGACATAGAGGAGCAAACCCCCAAAGCCAACTTCAGTGTACCATTGTGCACGCTTAAGGGAATCTCCTGCGAG ATGCAATGCAAGCCTCCTGGTGAAGAAATCGCCCATGAGACAACACTGGCAATACTACACAAGCTGTCAAAGTATTCATGGGAAGCAAAGGCATCACTGACCCTGGCAGCTTTTGCTATGGAGTTTGGTGAATTCTGGCTCCTTGCAGAGCTTCGTGAATCAAACCACCTTGCCAGGTCAATTGCAATTCTCAAACGACTCCCTGTTCTCCTCAAGCCTTCTCAGCTGCACAAGCGCAGGCAAGCAATACTTGAGCTTAACAATCTGATCAAGGCCACACTGGAAGTCATTACATGCATCGACCAGTTCAACAAGCTTTCCATTTATGACCTGAATGATGTCCCCGAGTTGTCGGGAACATTGGATCATGTTCCGGTGGACGTATATTGGGCTATCATGACTGTTGTGGCTTGTGCCACTAAGATCACACTACTCACTAGTGATGA GGACAAAGAATTTGACCTATCTCCCTATTCTCAAAAGATCCACTTTGTCCTTAACAAGCTCAAGACGCAGCTAACAATTTGCAGAGCACGAATTG AGTTCATAGAAAATTATAAAAAGCTCAAGAAACTGTTCCGAACACCTACTGAAATTATGGAAATCTTTAAGGGTTTGTTATTTACAAAGGATAATGTCCAGCCACTCGTTGATTGTTCCACTAAACAAACG GTGAGCATCGAAATCCTAAGGAGGAAGAATGTGCTATTCTTCATTTCCAGCCTCGACATTACGGATGACGACATTTCGATTCTGAAACCGGTCCACGAGTTCACAAAGAAAGACAATCAGTATAAGATTGTGTGGATACCGATTGTGGAGCAATGGACCGATGAGCTGAGAAAGAAATTTGAAATCCTGAAGAACAAGATGCCGTGGTATACGGTGCAGTACTCTGGACCTATTGCAGGCATCAAGTTCATCAAGGAGGAAGTGGAACTTCAAGGTAAGCCATTACNGGTAGTGATGAACCCACAAGGAAAGGTCGAACACTCTAACGCTCTTCACATGATTCGGGTGTGGGGAGTCAAGGCCTTCCCTTTCACAGAGACGATAGAGAAAGAGCTGTCATCAGATTCTCATGGAGGAATTCACTCTATAGTTGTTGACGGAATTCACCCTTCTGTGCCATCTTAC ATCAGAGATAATAAGTACATCTTCTTCTATGGCGGTAAGGACAACGAATGGATTCAGCAATTCACAAAGAAAGCAACTGCCCTTGCAAACGATCCTATCTTGAAGGAGGCAAAGATTTACATAGAGTTGGTTTGCGTTGGAAAAGGCAGCAAAGGAGAAGATGACCATGGCATTCTAGGCCGCTTCTGGACCGGTATAGAAAGCTTGTTCCTCACCAAAGTCCACAAGCACGTTGATCCGATCGGTCAAGAAATTCAGAAGCTTGTCTCTTACAAGAACGAAAGTGGATGGGTGTTGCTTACCAAAGGATCAACTTTGTTGGTCACAGGTCATGGTATCTCCGCATTGAAGGTGGTAGAGGACTTTGAGAAATGGAGGGAGCATGTCAAGGAGAAAGGGTTTGAGTATTGTTTCAAGGCCTATTATGGGAAGGTTATTCAGGCGGGTCGACCTTGTTGCCGTCTTGACATTCCGGGGTCTACCGGAAAGGTTCCGGAGTCGATGAAGTGCCCTGATTGTCACCGTAGTATGGAGACTTTTATCAGTTACAAGTGCTGCCACATTGATGGTCCAACTGCACATCATTGA
- the LOC101295857 gene encoding magnesium transporter MRS2-I-like — translation MSRGGEGEALADAQAVVAVKKKSSRSWVLLDATGQATVLDVDKYAIMHRVHIHARDLRIVDPLLSYPSAILGRDRAIVLNLEHIKAIITAEEVLLRDPLDENVIPVVEELQRRLPPGNYIRENQTDGKEFPAGQNDVDAGEEDESPFEFRALEVALEAICSFLAARTTELETAAYPALDELTSKISSRNLDRVRKLKSAMTRLTARVQKVRDELEQLLDDDDDMADLYLSRKLAGACSPVSASGPAGWYPASPTIGSKISRASRASILTVRGDENDVEELEMLLEAYFMQIDGTLNKLATLREYIDDTEDYINIQLDNHRNQLIQLELFLSSGTVSLSIYSLVGGIFGMNIPYTWNEGHGYMFKWVCIVTGIVCFFVFIVIVAYARHKGLVGS, via the exons ATGAGTCGCGGAGGAGAGGGAGAAGCTTTGGCGGACGCGCAGGCGGTGGTGGCGGTGAAGAAGAAGTCGTCTCGGAGCTGGGTGTTGCTGGACGCGACGGGACAGGCGACGGTGCTCGATGTCGACAAGTATGCTATCATGCATAGGGTTCACATTCACGCCAGGGACCTTCGCATTGTCGATCCTCTGCTCTCTTATCCTTCCGCCATTCTCGGCCGTGACAGGGCCATTGTTCTCAATCTGGAG CATATTAAAGCTATAATTACTGCTGAGGAG GTGCTGCTGCGGGATCCGTTGGATGAAAATGTTATACCTGTTGTGGAAGAGCTTCAAAGACGGTTGCCGCCTGGGAATTACATTCGTGAAAATCAAACGGATGGGAAAGAGTTCCCTGCTGGGCAAAATGATGTTGATGCAGGCGAAGAAGATG AGTCTCCATTTGAATTCCGGGCCTTGGAGGTAGCATTGGAAGCAATTTGTAGTTTTCTTGCTGCACGTACGACAGAACTGGAGACTGCTGCTTATCCGGCTCTAGATGAGCTTACCTCTAAG ATTAGTAGCCGCAATTTGGATAGGGTTCGTAAACTGAAAAGTGCAATGACGAGGTTGACTGCACGGGTACAAAAG GTGAGGGATGAGCTGGAGCAGCTGCTGGATGATGATGATGATATGGCCGACCTTTACTTGTCAAGAAAGTTGGCAGGTGCATGTTCACCGGTTAGTGCCTCTGGTCCTGCCGGTTGGTATCCTGCCTCCCCTACCATAGGCTCAAAAATATCACGGGCAAGTAGAGCAAGTATTCTAACTGTCCGTGGAGATGAGAATGACGTTGAGGAACTTGAAATGTTACTTGAG GCTTACTTTATGCAGATTGATGGCACCTTGAACAAGTTAGCTACG CTGCGTGAATATATTGATGATACAGAGGATTACATAAATATTCAG CTTGATAACCACAGGAATCAGTTAATTCAG CTTGAGCTTTTTCTTAGTTCTGGAACTGTTAGTTTATCCATATATTCTTTGGTGGGTGGAATTTTCGGCATGAATATCCCATATACGTGGAACGAGGGTCATGGATACATGTTTAAATGG GTTTGCATTGTCACAGGAATAGTATGTTTCTTTGTTTTCATAGTAATTGTAGCATACGCTCGCCACAAAGGGTTGGTTGGATCGTGA
- the LOC101313851 gene encoding E3 ubiquitin protein ligase DRIP2-like yields MTISSNHVVKVKREKLEACMTCPVCNELFREATTISECLHTFCKRCIYDKIINEDCDRCPVCKTDLGVAPMEKLRADNSLEDIRAKIFPSESKKLKARVADHNLQVVDSEKVLPSETRNAKTTDVGLPSIYSSGRKKQRFLSSLGTSTTTATTSGKRYFTRKSSVQHESHLLTREELVPKHEKFPERIKSSENLREYSTYARQNATEKLFKKDEVNNDIMNKAQPRWTTGLMETEREDARVLRKQVFLNLNNEPEELNTFQEHGNNNESIPAPLGSLPIAKGQRGHKRKVVPDPEELQTPAQHVVFDANIESEPRSKPIWFSLQAYPW; encoded by the exons ATGACCATTAGCAGCAACCATGTTGTGAAAGTTAAGAGGGAGAAGCTTGAAGCATGCATGACATGCCCTGTATGCAATGAGCTGTTCAGAGAAGCCACAACTATTTCTGAATGTCTTCATACAT TTTGCAAGAGGTGCATATACGACAAAATAATCAATGAAGATTGTGATAGATGTCCGGTATGCAAGACAGATTTAGGGGTTGCTCCAATGGAAAAGCTCAG GGCTGACAATAGTCTGGAAGACATAAGGGCTAAGATCTTCCCTTCTGAAAGTAAAAAGCTCAAGGCACGAGTAGCAGACCACAATCTGCAAGTTGTAGACTCTGAGAAGGTATTGCCTTCCGAAACAAGAAATGCCAAGACAACTGACGTTGGTTTGCCCTCCATATATTCATCAGGGAGAAAAAAACAGAGATTCCTCTCTTCATTAGGAACAAGCACAACTACAGCTACAACGAGTGGAAAACGGTATTTTACTAGAAAGAGTTCAGTTCAACATGAGAGTCATCTTTTGACTCGAGAAGAACTTGTTCCCAAACATGAAAAGTTTCCAGAGAGGATCAAATCATCCGAGAACCTTAGAGAATATTCAACATATGCCAGACAG AATGCTACTGAGAAGTTGTTTAAGAAAGACGAGGTGAACAATGACATCATGAACAAAGCACAACCAAGATGGACAACTGGTCTGATGGAAACTGAAAGAGAAGATGCAAGAGTGCTAAGAAAGCAAGTGTTCTTAAACCTCAACAATGAACCAGAAGAGCTTAATACCTTTCAGGAACATGGCAATAATAATGAATCTATTCCTGCACCATTAGGTTCACTGCCAATTGCTAAAGGCCAACGTGGCCACAAGAGAAAAGTAGTACCAGATCCTGAGGAGTTACAAACTCCAGCACAACATGTGGTGTTTGACGCAAATATAGAAAGTGAACCAAGATCTAAACCAATCTGGTTCTCATTGCAAGCTTATCCATGGTGA
- the LOC101296144 gene encoding PRA1 family protein D-like isoform 3 yields the protein MSTGIVTRFKEAGQSAMAAHRPWSEFSDLSALSLPQNFSDATTRLFQNSTHFRSNYAMLVLVVLFLSLLYHPVSLIVFLLVFAAWVFFYFSRDDDVSVFGFVVGDRVVMAVLGLVTVVALVLTNVWLNVVVSGVVGAVVVCVHAVFRGTEDLVMEDKESPYGALLSDDPDPRGNYTIM from the coding sequence ATGTCCACCGGAATCGTGACCCGTTTCAAAGAAGCCGGCCAATCAGCGATGGCCGCCCACCGCCCCTGGTCCGAATTCTCCGACCTCTCCGCCCTCAGCCTCCCTCAAAACTTCTCCGACGCGACGACCCGGCTCTTCCAGAACTCGACCCATTTCCGGTCAAACTACGCCATGCTCGTCTTGGTCGTCCTCTTCCTCAGCCTCCTCTACCACCCTGTCTCCCTCATCGTCTTCCTCCTCGTCTTCGCCGCCTGGGTCTTCTTCTACTTCTCCCGCGACGACGACGTTTCGGTCTTCGGGTTTGTTGTCGGGGACCGGGTCGTGATGGCTGTGCTGGGATTGGTGACTGTGGTGGCGCTGGTGCTGACAAACGTGTGGCTGAACGTCGTCGTTTCGGGGGTGGTGGGGGCGGTGGTGGTTTGTGTTCATGCGGTGTTTAGGGGCACGGAGGATCTTGTGATGGAGGATAAGGAGTCGCCTTATGGGGCACTGCTTTCGGATGATCCTGACCCGCGTGGGAACTACACCATTATGTGA